A genome region from candidate division KSB1 bacterium includes the following:
- a CDS encoding phosphotransferase, giving the protein MLENTLSTDFIPGTNLTGGVARAAWRFLLPNLELERIVCFGVPAAPTLNVLATMGKETLVISTAAGKIDAVRQEIDRQNVVLSHVVDFNRLPLPDKSVSLVFLAGKKELANLLPDAIFLAELDRLLKEDGAIYFEMKALSERAVARQMMQSLAELGFKARREFWLTPFKGELRTAFPLDDRMSKYLFTNTLYGRSPKKRALSRAGVKLCQAGLLRHIVPRRAIFVQRSVPSREKKAPPQYLIDLAQRSGVDLSAMACGLSARAKFNANKNIFYLFDPARPDKPVVVVKMTRAPEFNKRLENEYHVLASLHEKRFVEQGTYPEPLFFGTHAGLAILGQKAVHGEPFRRRTTATIDCPLANDALNWIVKLGIASSKPAAANAAAAQAALMKLYRRFAEIYPLSDLETDFLAEQIQTMGSLVKKFPFVFQHGDPGTWNMLASPENHVIVIDWEAGEPEGMPLWDLFYFIRTYGSWMSRAQSKKNPLQSFSQHFLEPSPLHELLSATLKRYCAGAGLEAGAIAPLFYTCWMHRALKEATRLQKGALAGGAYFNLLRLCIAQRNSVALASLFSLKSPNCESKNPARARRESVLT; this is encoded by the coding sequence ATGTTAGAAAATACACTTTCCACCGACTTCATCCCCGGCACCAACCTCACCGGCGGCGTGGCGCGCGCAGCGTGGCGATTTTTATTGCCGAATCTCGAGTTGGAGCGCATCGTCTGCTTTGGCGTTCCGGCTGCCCCCACGCTGAACGTTCTCGCCACTATGGGCAAAGAAACGCTGGTGATTTCGACCGCCGCCGGAAAAATCGACGCCGTCCGTCAGGAGATCGACCGGCAGAATGTAGTGCTGTCGCACGTTGTCGATTTTAACCGGTTGCCGCTGCCGGACAAAAGCGTTTCGCTGGTTTTTCTCGCCGGCAAAAAGGAGCTGGCGAATTTGTTGCCCGATGCGATATTTCTCGCCGAGCTGGATCGCTTGCTCAAAGAAGACGGCGCGATTTATTTCGAAATGAAAGCCCTGTCCGAGCGTGCCGTGGCGCGGCAAATGATGCAAAGCCTCGCTGAGCTGGGTTTCAAAGCCCGGCGTGAATTTTGGCTCACCCCGTTCAAAGGCGAGTTGCGCACCGCGTTTCCGCTCGATGATCGCATGTCCAAATATCTTTTCACCAACACCCTGTACGGTCGGTCTCCGAAAAAACGCGCGTTGAGCCGCGCCGGTGTCAAGCTCTGTCAGGCCGGCTTGCTCCGCCACATCGTCCCGCGCCGGGCCATTTTCGTCCAGCGTTCCGTGCCATCGCGTGAAAAAAAGGCGCCGCCGCAATATTTGATCGACCTCGCTCAAAGATCGGGCGTGGATTTGTCCGCCATGGCCTGCGGCCTTTCGGCGCGCGCCAAATTCAACGCCAACAAAAATATTTTTTATTTGTTTGATCCCGCCAGGCCGGACAAGCCCGTTGTCGTCGTCAAAATGACCCGCGCCCCGGAATTCAACAAGCGCCTGGAAAACGAGTATCACGTGCTCGCGAGCTTGCATGAAAAACGCTTCGTCGAACAGGGCACGTATCCCGAGCCGTTATTTTTCGGCACGCACGCCGGCCTCGCTATTCTCGGGCAAAAGGCGGTGCACGGTGAGCCGTTTCGCCGCCGCACCACTGCCACCATCGACTGTCCTCTCGCCAACGACGCACTCAATTGGATTGTGAAACTCGGCATCGCTTCATCGAAGCCAGCCGCTGCCAATGCCGCGGCTGCCCAGGCGGCGTTGATGAAATTATATCGCCGCTTCGCTGAGATTTATCCGCTGTCCGATTTGGAAACCGATTTTCTCGCCGAGCAAATTCAAACCATGGGCAGTCTTGTGAAAAAATTTCCCTTCGTGTTCCAACATGGCGATCCCGGCACCTGGAACATGCTCGCCTCGCCGGAAAATCACGTTATCGTCATCGATTGGGAAGCCGGCGAGCCGGAAGGCATGCCGCTGTGGGATCTATTTTATTTCATCCGAACCTACGGCAGTTGGATGTCGCGCGCGCAGAGCAAAAAAAACCCGCTGCAAAGTTTTTCACAACATTTTCTCGAACCCTCGCCGCTGCACGAGCTGCTGTCGGCGACGCTCAAACGGTATTGCGCTGGCGCCGGGCTGGAGGCCGGGGCGATCGCGCCGCTGTTTTATACCTGCTGGATGCATCGCGCCCTCAAGGAAGCCACCCGTTTGCAAAAAGGTGCTTTGGCGGGCGGCGCGTATTTCAACCTGCTCCGGCTCTGCATCGCGCAAAGAAATTCCGTCGCGCTCGCTTCCCTTTTTTCTCTGAAATCGCCAAACTGCGAAAGCAAAAACCCGGCTCGCGCCCGCCGCGAAAGCGTATTGACATGA
- a CDS encoding alginate lyase family protein, protein MMIATTSCLAQIGIWTSAAELAKIPMSGPAWEAVLLGASQNCANPDVANQDDDTNVYVLAAAIVYARTGDERYKNKVIAACDKLVARGHPGGLTLAWGRETGAYAMAADLVGYRAPAFETWLRNMAEVYKDEEKRTLIKTFKTRANNWGSHAFGSLCAIYRYLGDKSALAEIRDYWIKGVSGPNPGFKFGKDLSWHANEGDLRLFNPKGAIKKGANIDGVIPDDMRRGGSFQTPPGYTNYAWGFMQGQIMAARILERAGQPIWAAGDSAIYRAAYCLQTRFENLYGGWAARGDDEWMLPFLDKAYGTKWSGQQKNLWKHGKNAGWGYVTLNK, encoded by the coding sequence ATGATGATTGCCACAACCTCGTGCTTGGCCCAAATCGGCATTTGGACTTCGGCAGCAGAACTGGCCAAAATTCCCATGTCCGGACCGGCTTGGGAGGCGGTTTTGCTTGGCGCCAGCCAGAATTGCGCCAATCCGGATGTCGCCAATCAGGACGATGATACGAATGTGTACGTCCTCGCCGCGGCGATTGTTTACGCGCGAACCGGCGATGAGCGCTATAAAAACAAAGTGATTGCTGCCTGCGACAAATTGGTTGCCAGGGGGCATCCCGGCGGTTTGACCCTGGCTTGGGGCCGCGAAACCGGCGCGTACGCAATGGCGGCGGATTTGGTTGGTTATCGCGCGCCGGCTTTTGAAACCTGGCTGCGGAATATGGCCGAAGTTTATAAAGACGAAGAAAAGCGAACGTTGATCAAAACCTTTAAAACCCGTGCCAACAACTGGGGCTCGCATGCTTTCGGCTCACTTTGCGCAATTTATCGTTATCTTGGCGACAAATCGGCACTCGCGGAGATTCGTGATTATTGGATCAAAGGCGTGAGCGGGCCGAATCCAGGTTTCAAATTCGGCAAAGATTTGTCGTGGCACGCCAATGAAGGTGATTTGCGCCTGTTCAATCCCAAAGGCGCGATAAAAAAAGGCGCGAACATCGACGGCGTCATTCCGGATGACATGCGCCGCGGCGGCTCTTTTCAGACACCCCCGGGCTACACCAACTATGCTTGGGGTTTCATGCAAGGTCAAATCATGGCTGCCCGGATTCTCGAGCGCGCCGGCCAGCCGATCTGGGCTGCCGGCGACAGCGCCATCTATCGCGCGGCGTATTGTCTGCAAACTCGTTTTGAAAATCTGTACGGTGGCTGGGCGGCGCGCGGCGACGACGAATGGATGCTGCCGTTTTTGGATAAAGCCTATGGCACGAAATGGTCGGGGCAGCAGAAAAATCTGTGGAAACACGGCAAAAACGCCGGTTGGGGATACGTGACTTTGAATAAATGA
- a CDS encoding O-antigen ligase family protein has translation MKTIASRSSVAAHSEVGKKFFLFAAMFCLVGAVGYFVSKGQTIVLMGGVVALGAGYFLFKKPEVATLVFAAILYANLAVIAVQLYNVPEIIAAGVSGLLVLPLANYLFVRHEKLIFNRGFFLALLYGVALVAASLLARDMSIAMAELGNFAVEGLILYFLLVNVIRELPILKRVIWTLLLVGSVLGGLSIFQEVTKTYTNNYGGLAQKSDSIDYDEVDYTTYGGSRRAGGPLGKENRYAQIMIVILPLALCMAYIEPARKMRLAALAAAGLILGGLVLTFSRGAFVTLAGMMLITVFLRYIRPMQALVGLALLVLVILTVLPEYVERVSSMTNLSSVVTQDSEGTREADGSLRGRFAQNLAAIRVFFEHPFLGVGPGHFAKFYSARYGNEIGTKRLISNRRAHSLYLEMLADTGLAGTITFMLVVFFTVRGLWQARRRFMPGRPDLVHMATALLLGIFGYFGTAMFLHLSYQRYYWFLMALAGAALLIFEKEAVKSPLAENRVAEKKLLQVRSDNLTRVMNASL, from the coding sequence ATGAAAACCATTGCCAGTCGATCTTCCGTCGCCGCCCACAGTGAAGTCGGAAAAAAGTTTTTTCTCTTCGCCGCCATGTTTTGCCTCGTCGGCGCCGTCGGTTATTTTGTTTCGAAAGGCCAAACCATCGTGCTGATGGGCGGCGTCGTGGCGCTGGGCGCCGGTTATTTTCTTTTTAAAAAGCCGGAAGTTGCGACGCTGGTTTTTGCCGCCATTCTTTACGCCAATCTTGCCGTTATCGCTGTGCAGCTTTACAACGTGCCAGAAATCATCGCGGCTGGCGTCTCCGGACTACTGGTGTTGCCGCTGGCGAATTATCTGTTTGTTCGCCACGAAAAGCTGATCTTCAATCGCGGTTTTTTTTTGGCGCTGCTCTATGGCGTCGCGCTTGTGGCTGCTTCCCTGCTGGCGCGCGACATGTCCATCGCCATGGCCGAGCTGGGCAACTTTGCCGTCGAAGGCTTGATTCTCTACTTTTTGCTTGTCAACGTCATCCGCGAGCTGCCGATCCTCAAGCGCGTGATCTGGACGCTGCTGCTCGTCGGCAGTGTTTTAGGCGGCCTCTCGATTTTTCAGGAGGTGACGAAAACTTACACAAACAATTATGGCGGCTTGGCGCAAAAAAGCGACAGCATTGATTACGACGAAGTCGATTACACCACCTACGGTGGCTCGCGCCGCGCCGGCGGTCCGCTGGGAAAGGAAAACCGCTACGCCCAGATCATGATCGTGATCTTGCCGCTGGCGTTGTGCATGGCTTATATCGAGCCGGCGCGCAAAATGCGGCTGGCCGCCCTTGCCGCCGCCGGGCTCATTCTGGGCGGCCTTGTGCTCACCTTTTCACGCGGGGCTTTTGTGACGCTCGCCGGCATGATGTTGATCACCGTCTTTTTGCGCTATATCCGGCCGATGCAAGCGCTTGTCGGCCTCGCCTTGCTGGTCCTGGTGATTCTCACCGTGCTGCCGGAATATGTCGAACGTGTCAGCTCGATGACGAATTTATCCTCGGTCGTCACGCAGGACAGTGAAGGCACACGCGAGGCCGACGGCTCGTTGCGCGGGCGTTTCGCACAGAATCTCGCCGCCATTCGCGTTTTTTTCGAGCATCCATTTTTGGGCGTCGGCCCCGGGCATTTCGCCAAATTTTATTCAGCGCGCTATGGCAACGAAATCGGCACCAAACGCCTCATCAGCAATCGCCGCGCCCACAGCCTGTACCTTGAAATGCTGGCTGATACCGGGCTGGCAGGCACCATCACCTTCATGCTCGTTGTTTTTTTTACCGTGCGCGGGCTGTGGCAGGCGCGCCGCCGCTTCATGCCGGGCCGACCCGACCTCGTGCACATGGCCACGGCGCTTTTGCTCGGCATTTTCGGATATTTCGGCACCGCAATGTTTTTGCATCTGTCGTATCAGCGGTATTACTGGTTTTTAATGGCCCTTGCCGGCGCCGCGCTTTTAATTTTTGAAAAAGAAGCGGTAAAAAGCCCCCTGGCGGAAAATCGCGTGGCCGAAAAAAAATTACTCCAGGTTCGCAGTGATAACTTGACACGAGTGATGAACGCCTCGTTGTGA
- a CDS encoding pyruvate kinase, which produces MSKEIWCTLGPSSLNDRVIGRLEELGVSLFRLNLSHTKLEKVAEIVEFIQTRTKVPVCLDSEGAQIRTSDLAAGKVVVRENNMIRIHFKRVPGNATDMNFNPENIARQLEIGDLLKIDAEVLTQVVAVENEWVVLWVLNGGEIGQNKAVTVLERDLVMPAMTDKDRQALVIGNKMGVRHVALSFANRAADVDEVRALVGRDTMVTSKIECLNGLQNLPEITAKSDALLIDRGDLSRQVNIEKIPALQKDIIRHAKVAGKKIYVATNLLESMVTSPNPTRAEVNDVFNTLMDGADGLVLAAETAIGAFPVSAAMMVKKVICEYENKQSWKQFHYTAAPISTLVEPHGGLLIHREARHADHYALQNLRTLQVHDTELLDCVQIANGAYSPLTGFMNAQELASVLDHHRLPNGLAWTMPIVLQADAAALANIAVGDCIALTDANGKIHATMNVCEIYAFDFAEVAQKWFGTTSRKHPFVARLADNGGHFVAGDLTLVEPMHSSLQQYELSPRQTRLIFAQKGWSRVVGFQTNCVPNRLQEYAQLRALEAAHADGLYISPMVGPPQAGDFLPEPIFKSYQLLLNNGVYPAGKVLLGASFNYPRYAGPREAVFNALCFKNMGCSHFVVEHDHGRFDGFYDQAQTRELFKSLGDLGITPIFFDAIEYNPDSKKYFESKSAKTTAMSEKAIQAALAKKENVPDWILRDDVLAMLHNEIAENRPLFYL; this is translated from the coding sequence ATGAGCAAGGAGATTTGGTGCACGCTCGGGCCGTCGTCGTTGAATGACCGCGTGATCGGGCGGCTGGAAGAGTTGGGCGTCAGCTTGTTCCGCTTGAATTTGTCACACACCAAGCTGGAAAAAGTGGCGGAAATCGTGGAATTCATTCAAACCCGCACCAAAGTGCCGGTGTGTTTGGATTCCGAAGGTGCACAGATTCGAACCAGCGATCTCGCCGCCGGCAAGGTGGTGGTCCGCGAGAACAATATGATTCGCATTCATTTCAAACGCGTGCCCGGTAACGCCACGGACATGAATTTCAATCCCGAAAACATCGCCAGACAATTGGAAATCGGCGACCTGCTCAAGATCGACGCCGAAGTTTTGACGCAAGTCGTTGCCGTCGAAAACGAATGGGTCGTGCTCTGGGTGTTGAACGGCGGCGAAATCGGGCAAAATAAAGCCGTCACCGTGCTCGAACGTGATCTTGTCATGCCTGCCATGACCGACAAGGATCGCCAGGCTTTGGTCATCGGCAATAAAATGGGTGTTCGTCATGTCGCGCTTTCTTTCGCCAATCGCGCGGCCGACGTTGATGAAGTTCGCGCGCTGGTTGGCCGCGACACGATGGTCACCTCGAAGATCGAATGTTTGAACGGTTTACAAAATCTGCCGGAAATCACGGCCAAATCCGACGCCCTGCTCATCGACCGCGGCGACTTGTCGCGGCAGGTCAACATCGAAAAAATTCCGGCTTTGCAAAAAGACATCATCCGCCATGCCAAAGTCGCCGGCAAGAAAATTTATGTCGCCACCAATCTTCTGGAGTCGATGGTGACCTCGCCCAACCCCACACGCGCCGAAGTCAACGACGTGTTCAACACCCTGATGGACGGCGCCGACGGCTTGGTGCTCGCGGCGGAAACCGCGATTGGCGCCTTTCCCGTTTCCGCGGCGATGATGGTGAAGAAAGTGATTTGTGAATATGAAAACAAGCAGAGCTGGAAGCAATTTCATTACACCGCGGCGCCGATCTCCACGCTGGTCGAGCCCCACGGCGGTTTGCTGATTCATCGCGAAGCGCGGCACGCCGATCATTACGCTTTGCAAAACTTGCGGACTTTGCAAGTCCACGACACCGAATTGTTGGACTGCGTGCAAATCGCCAACGGGGCGTATTCGCCGCTTACCGGCTTTATGAACGCTCAGGAGCTTGCCAGCGTGCTCGATCATCACCGGCTGCCCAACGGCTTGGCGTGGACCATGCCGATTGTTTTGCAGGCCGATGCCGCTGCGCTCGCCAATATTGCCGTCGGCGATTGCATCGCCCTCACCGACGCGAATGGAAAAATTCATGCGACCATGAACGTTTGCGAAATTTATGCGTTTGATTTTGCCGAAGTCGCGCAGAAATGGTTCGGCACCACCTCGCGAAAACATCCTTTTGTCGCCAGACTCGCCGATAACGGCGGCCATTTCGTTGCCGGAGACCTCACGCTGGTCGAGCCCATGCATTCAAGCTTGCAGCAATATGAATTGAGCCCGCGGCAAACCCGGCTGATCTTTGCGCAAAAAGGCTGGAGCCGGGTGGTGGGTTTTCAAACCAACTGCGTTCCCAATCGCCTGCAGGAATATGCGCAATTGCGCGCGCTCGAAGCGGCTCACGCTGACGGCTTGTACATCAGCCCCATGGTCGGCCCGCCACAAGCCGGCGATTTTTTGCCCGAGCCGATTTTTAAAAGTTATCAGCTTTTGCTCAACAACGGCGTTTACCCGGCTGGAAAAGTTTTGCTCGGTGCTTCGTTCAATTATCCGCGTTACGCCGGGCCCCGCGAGGCGGTTTTTAACGCCCTCTGTTTCAAGAACATGGGCTGCAGCCACTTCGTCGTCGAGCACGATCACGGCCGCTTTGACGGCTTTTATGATCAAGCGCAAACGCGCGAGCTCTTCAAAAGCCTCGGCGACCTCGGCATCACGCCGATTTTCTTCGACGCCATTGAATACAATCCCGATTCCAAAAAATACTTCGAATCCAAATCGGCCAAGACAACAGCGATGAGCGAAAAGGCGATTCAAGCGGCGCTGGCAAAAAAGGAAAATGTGCCGGATTGGATTCTGCGCGACGACGTGCTGGCAATGCTGCATAATGAAATCGCTGAGAATCGGCCCCTCTTTTACCTTTAA
- a CDS encoding sulfotransferase: MVTFDRPLMITCTGRSGSTVFYRILARHRDVGFLSTLNQQFPTQTWMGIFSRMYAMRMFNRIRDHRFFPKPFSPYNFWQQYLPGVTRHDRPLYPEDVPEASIEPLRRKVATILKLQGKKRFLMKVTGWARMAYFERVFSGMRFIYLKRLPRDVVSSWIQAGWLNVTAAPDSDKWEWGKIPEEYLDIWRDLGRKPILAAAIKTQLDIDDIRRNIALFPGRCIEVNYEDFVKAPVPILREVTKFCELEWYPDFESLIRRTEIYNFADKWKKFMTEEEGELIAEFYARVNRLKHAQRPQMDYQLA; the protein is encoded by the coding sequence ATGGTCACTTTTGATCGCCCCCTCATGATTACCTGCACCGGCCGCAGTGGCTCGACGGTTTTTTATCGCATCCTGGCCCGGCATCGCGACGTGGGGTTTCTTTCCACGCTCAATCAGCAATTTCCCACGCAAACCTGGATGGGAATTTTTTCGCGAATGTATGCCATGCGGATGTTCAACCGCATCCGCGATCATCGTTTTTTTCCCAAACCGTTCAGCCCCTATAATTTCTGGCAGCAATATTTGCCGGGCGTTACGCGCCATGATCGGCCACTGTATCCGGAAGATGTGCCGGAAGCATCAATCGAGCCGTTGCGCCGTAAAGTTGCGACGATTCTCAAATTGCAGGGCAAAAAACGCTTCTTGATGAAAGTCACTGGCTGGGCGCGCATGGCGTATTTTGAACGTGTGTTCTCCGGCATGCGTTTTATTTATCTCAAACGCCTGCCGCGCGACGTCGTGTCGTCGTGGATTCAAGCGGGCTGGCTGAATGTCACTGCCGCGCCGGACAGCGACAAATGGGAGTGGGGCAAAATTCCTGAAGAATATCTCGACATTTGGCGCGACCTCGGCAGGAAACCGATTCTCGCGGCTGCAATTAAAACGCAATTGGACATCGACGACATTCGCCGCAACATCGCGCTGTTTCCCGGCCGTTGCATCGAGGTAAACTACGAAGATTTTGTCAAGGCGCCGGTGCCGATTTTGCGTGAAGTGACAAAATTCTGCGAATTGGAATGGTATCCGGATTTCGAATCGCTGATCAGACGCACGGAAATCTACAACTTTGCCGACAAGTGGAAAAAATTCATGACCGAGGAAGAAGGCGAGCTGATCGCTGAGTTTTATGCCCGCGTCAACCGCCTCAAACATGCCCAGCGTCCGCAAATGGATTACCAGTTGGCGTGA
- a CDS encoding cation:proton antiporter: MSANLITIAEHELTRFFFAITLLLVFAHSLGYVFNKVKMPKVIGEICGGLLLGPTVLGALFPKSYDWLFSAFEFEGKLLSLVYWLGLVLLMFVSGFEIKMSLDQDDKKIILALLIGSTVPFFAGWIAPYFFDFTPLLGAKQNMLALKIVIGIAVAVTSIPVISKIFLDLKVMHTRFARIILTTATIHDVLLWVALAIATSLVSASSYSVTHIVSTVVLSFAFLGVSLVVMPKILPILTGNRYNLVRKSSSAGYILFLCFLFSAVASLLNVNIIFGAFMAGVAIGVLPASFNKEKEHVKEIALAFFTPLYFAIVGLKLDLLRQLDLELFLFFLLFSMIFETIGTLTAAKLLKTDWLTSFNFAVAMNTRGGPGIVLATIAYDLGIISAKFFVALVLIAIFTSLLAGTWFKFILSRGGELLKETAGRFEVREKSFQI; this comes from the coding sequence ATGAGCGCCAATTTGATCACAATTGCCGAGCATGAGCTGACTCGGTTTTTTTTCGCCATTACGCTGCTGCTCGTTTTTGCGCACAGTCTTGGCTACGTTTTCAACAAAGTCAAAATGCCCAAAGTCATCGGCGAGATTTGCGGCGGCCTGCTTTTGGGTCCCACCGTCCTGGGCGCTCTTTTTCCGAAAAGTTATGACTGGCTGTTCAGCGCATTCGAATTCGAAGGCAAGCTGCTTTCGCTCGTTTACTGGCTCGGCCTTGTGCTGCTGATGTTCGTCTCTGGTTTCGAAATCAAAATGTCGCTGGACCAGGACGACAAAAAAATCATCCTCGCGTTGCTCATCGGCTCGACGGTGCCGTTTTTCGCTGGCTGGATCGCGCCGTACTTTTTTGATTTTACGCCGCTGTTGGGCGCGAAGCAGAATATGCTGGCGCTCAAAATCGTCATTGGCATCGCCGTCGCCGTCACTTCCATTCCGGTGATCTCCAAAATCTTTCTCGATTTGAAGGTGATGCACACGCGCTTTGCCCGCATCATTTTGACCACCGCCACCATTCACGACGTGCTGCTGTGGGTGGCGCTGGCAATTGCCACAAGCCTCGTGAGCGCATCGAGCTATTCCGTGACGCACATCGTTTCCACGGTGGTCTTGTCGTTCGCTTTTCTCGGTGTGTCGCTCGTGGTGATGCCGAAAATTCTGCCGATTCTGACGGGCAACCGCTACAATCTCGTGCGCAAATCTTCCAGTGCCGGCTATATTCTTTTTCTCTGTTTTCTTTTTTCGGCAGTCGCCAGCCTGCTGAATGTCAACATCATTTTCGGTGCCTTCATGGCAGGCGTGGCCATTGGCGTGCTGCCAGCCAGCTTCAACAAAGAGAAGGAACACGTCAAGGAAATCGCGCTGGCTTTTTTTACGCCGCTGTATTTCGCCATCGTCGGCTTGAAACTGGATTTGTTGCGCCAGCTCGATCTCGAGCTTTTCTTGTTCTTTCTCTTGTTTTCGATGATTTTTGAAACCATTGGCACCCTCACCGCCGCCAAATTATTGAAGACAGATTGGCTCACGAGCTTCAATTTTGCGGTGGCGATGAACACCCGCGGTGGCCCCGGCATCGTGCTGGCGACCATTGCCTACGATCTCGGTATTATCAGCGCCAAGTTTTTTGTAGCACTGGTGCTGATTGCGATATTTACTTCGCTGCTGGCGG